In Mycolicibacterium phocaicum, one DNA window encodes the following:
- a CDS encoding lipase family protein yields the protein MRRAIQWGAALAAVLLIAASLPVMWQVGSWALDKLRHGGAGDPVPIRTADLTGSGPGSLISAMTMPALTNSVEGKDLQAARVVYRSTSGDTDAPTVVSGSVFTPRGQAPDGGWPVIALAHGTTGIDYPCAPSLSANLLGNVVFVQGFVNLGFAVALADYQGLGAPGVHPYTDNRTAGRNVIDSVRALRHTFRDISNRWAVFGGSQGGGAAWAADEQARTYAPELDLIGAAASVPSADVAGIVDKAGLFDQGKAGTMTKDQEAAFQAIVESLARLHPDLNRDDYRRGAAARYWKVLSACSGPDVAYRATAIDAIGPTDLAPVDAAAADRLRRYLQDWALPQQPLSAPMSVVYGGKDTFLDPEWTKAAIARACSLGGTVVWNFQPDGGHGDIDGPGQLRWLAERFRGGEAVNDCPAQGTT from the coding sequence ATGCGCCGTGCGATCCAGTGGGGCGCCGCGCTCGCGGCAGTGCTCCTGATCGCGGCGTCGTTGCCGGTGATGTGGCAGGTCGGCAGCTGGGCCCTGGACAAGTTGCGGCACGGCGGTGCCGGTGACCCGGTGCCGATCCGCACGGCCGATCTGACGGGCTCGGGCCCGGGCAGCCTGATCAGCGCGATGACGATGCCGGCGCTGACCAACTCGGTGGAGGGCAAGGATTTACAGGCCGCCCGCGTGGTCTACCGATCCACCTCCGGTGACACCGACGCGCCGACGGTGGTGTCGGGATCGGTGTTCACGCCCCGGGGCCAGGCGCCCGACGGCGGCTGGCCGGTGATCGCGCTGGCCCACGGCACGACCGGCATCGACTACCCGTGCGCGCCGTCGCTGTCGGCGAATCTCCTCGGCAACGTGGTGTTCGTGCAGGGCTTCGTCAACCTCGGTTTCGCCGTCGCCCTCGCCGACTACCAGGGCCTGGGCGCACCCGGTGTCCACCCCTACACCGACAACCGTACGGCGGGCCGCAACGTCATCGACTCGGTGCGCGCCCTGCGCCACACGTTCCGCGACATTTCCAACCGCTGGGCGGTGTTCGGCGGTTCGCAGGGCGGCGGCGCGGCCTGGGCCGCCGACGAACAGGCGCGCACCTACGCGCCCGAACTCGACCTGATCGGCGCGGCCGCCAGCGTGCCGTCGGCCGACGTGGCGGGCATCGTCGACAAGGCCGGCCTCTTCGATCAGGGCAAGGCCGGCACCATGACCAAGGACCAGGAGGCGGCGTTCCAGGCGATCGTCGAGTCACTGGCCCGGCTGCATCCCGACCTGAACCGCGACGACTACCGCCGGGGCGCGGCGGCCAGGTACTGGAAGGTGCTGTCAGCGTGCTCGGGGCCCGACGTCGCGTACCGCGCCACCGCCATCGATGCGATCGGACCGACCGACCTGGCACCGGTCGATGCGGCGGCCGCCGACCGGCTGCGTCGGTACCTGCAGGACTGGGCCCTGCCGCAGCAGCCGCTGTCTGCCCCCATGTCGGTGGTCTACGGCGGCAAGGACACGTTCCTCGACCCGGAATGGACCAAGGCCGCCATCGCCCGCGCATGTTCGCTGGGCGGTACGGTGGTCTGGAATTTCCAGCCGGACGGTGGGCACGGCGACATCGACGGGCCGGGTCAATTGCGATGGCTGGCAGAACGATTCAGGGGAGGCGAGGCGGTCAATGACTGTCCTGCGCAGGGGACCACGTAA
- a CDS encoding biotin--[acetyl-CoA-carboxylase] ligase: MTAELLPLDAAAIQASVGDGWRVEVVAETGSTNADLAARAQSGENVAGVALFTEDQTAGRGRQGRSWTAMPRSQILMSIGVDTTDVPSETWGLLSLAAGVAVVEAVAEVAGVQAALKWPNDVLVGTGKLAGILAEVAAPAGEPPVIVVGIGLNVSLAAAELPDPVAVSLLSLGVAQPDRQRLAVALLNRLHARIAEWRVGGNVELLAVYRKHSATLGQSVRAELPGGREVVGPATDIDAGGALVIDSADGDVAVSAGDVVHLRPAAG; this comes from the coding sequence ATGACTGCTGAGCTGCTGCCGCTGGACGCCGCGGCGATCCAGGCGTCCGTCGGTGACGGCTGGCGCGTCGAGGTGGTGGCCGAAACCGGTTCCACCAATGCCGATCTGGCGGCGCGGGCCCAGTCCGGCGAGAACGTGGCGGGTGTGGCGCTGTTCACCGAGGACCAGACCGCGGGCCGGGGACGCCAGGGCCGCAGCTGGACGGCGATGCCGCGGTCGCAGATTCTGATGTCGATCGGGGTGGACACCACCGACGTGCCGAGCGAGACCTGGGGCCTGCTGTCACTGGCGGCGGGGGTGGCTGTCGTCGAGGCCGTCGCCGAGGTGGCCGGCGTGCAGGCCGCACTCAAGTGGCCCAACGATGTGCTGGTGGGCACCGGCAAGCTGGCCGGGATTCTCGCCGAGGTCGCGGCCCCGGCCGGGGAGCCGCCCGTCATCGTCGTCGGTATCGGTCTGAACGTGTCGCTCGCCGCCGCCGAACTGCCCGACCCGGTGGCCGTGTCCCTGTTGAGTCTCGGTGTCGCGCAACCGGATCGGCAGCGGCTGGCGGTGGCGCTGCTGAACCGTCTGCACGCCCGCATCGCCGAGTGGCGCGTGGGCGGGAACGTCGAGCTGTTGGCCGTCTACCGCAAGCACAGCGCCACCCTCGGACAGTCGGTGCGGGCCGAGTTGCCCGGCGGGCGTGAGGTGGTCGGGCCGGCGACCGACATCGACGCGGGCGGTGCGCTGGTGATCGATTCGGCCGACGGCGACGTGGCCGTCTCGGCGGGCGACGTCGTCCATTTGCGTCCCGCCGCCGGCTGA
- a CDS encoding YdcF family protein yields MARGELGRVIRRVIGVVTIVVLVDVGLAGLVLFAGAKSDQLQRADAIIVLAGEHDGREQYGLSLARQGWARTVVLSNPYVPGDPQMKSACAPAADIEVICRKPEILTTRGEAMMMRQLSEGRSWHRIIVVSWRYHLPRARLIFRQCYSPDHGSVVAVALPRDYDFSPVGWELTFFYQFAGFAKAALQGRCG; encoded by the coding sequence ATGGCGCGCGGTGAACTCGGCCGGGTCATCCGTCGTGTCATCGGTGTGGTCACGATCGTCGTGCTCGTCGATGTCGGGCTGGCCGGGCTGGTGCTGTTCGCGGGCGCCAAGTCCGATCAGCTCCAGCGGGCCGACGCGATCATCGTGCTGGCCGGTGAACACGACGGCCGCGAACAGTACGGGCTGAGCCTGGCCCGGCAGGGCTGGGCCCGCACCGTGGTGCTGTCCAACCCGTACGTGCCGGGCGACCCCCAGATGAAGAGCGCCTGCGCGCCGGCCGCCGACATCGAGGTGATCTGCCGGAAGCCGGAGATCCTGACGACCCGCGGCGAGGCCATGATGATGCGCCAACTCTCCGAGGGCCGATCCTGGCACCGGATCATCGTGGTCAGCTGGCGGTACCACCTGCCGCGCGCCCGCCTGATCTTCCGGCAGTGCTATTCCCCGGACCACGGTTCGGTGGTTGCGGTGGCTTTGCCCAGGGACTATGACTTCTCGCCCGTCGGATGGGAGCTGACGTTCTTCTATCAGTTTGCCGGGTTCGCTAAGGCCGCGCTGCAGGGCCGCTGCGGTTGA
- a CDS encoding PH domain-containing protein — MGYPDNVLAADEHVVLHRHPHWKRLIGPVLVLLVATALAAFLAAVVNHTNWDSNAKNIIFAVVGVVWLVVIGWLTVWPFLTWRSTHFVITDRRVMFRRGVLTRSGIDIPLARINSVEFRHQLLDRILRTGTLIIESASQDPLEFHDIPRVEQVHSLLYHEVFDTLGSEESPS, encoded by the coding sequence ATGGGTTACCCGGACAACGTGCTGGCGGCCGACGAACATGTTGTGCTGCATCGGCACCCGCACTGGAAGCGCCTGATCGGGCCGGTGCTGGTGCTGCTGGTCGCGACGGCGCTGGCCGCTTTCCTCGCGGCGGTGGTCAATCACACCAACTGGGATTCGAACGCCAAGAACATCATCTTCGCGGTGGTCGGCGTGGTCTGGCTGGTGGTGATCGGCTGGCTCACCGTCTGGCCGTTCCTGACCTGGCGCTCAACGCATTTCGTGATCACCGACCGGCGGGTGATGTTCCGGCGCGGCGTGCTGACGCGGTCGGGTATCGACATTCCGCTGGCGCGCATCAACAGCGTGGAGTTCCGGCACCAGCTACTGGACCGGATACTGCGCACCGGCACGCTGATCATCGAGTCGGCATCGCAGGATCCCCTGGAATTCCATGACATTCCGCGGGTGGAGCAGGTCCACTCGCTGCTGTATCACGAAGTCTTCGACACCTTGGGTTCCGAGGAGTCGCCCAGCTGA
- a CDS encoding alpha/beta fold hydrolase, giving the protein MNSRQLRRLVAAGLLAAVCLTAPACQSDPAPKKAGPPTAGGIDLKPDTTGAGHVPGALVSASTFPTLDLRLKSAVSLAARIGYTSTSGITGEHTEVSGSVFVPNGTPPPGGWPIIVFGHATSGVQRDCGPSGSSTLQGLSAPITTLVKAGYLVSLPDYQGLGPGTAGHPYADATTVGYNVIDSVRAAHKLVPQSSDRWLAVGVSQGGQAAWAANELAARYGSGLNLVGTVSLSPATDLTGLAAGAAAGSLSKEQGAILQLILAALATENPSLNLADYRHGEIVEHWDVLASCRTEDAAARTAAIDKITPDDLRPATPQAEATLQGLLAKRSLPKEPTSAPMLVLYGGQDTLLPPDWTNKALAAACRLGDVIDIMFQPTKGHADIDVAMSYDWIKDRFGGVPAQNSCPSFNSMQGAGQ; this is encoded by the coding sequence ATGAACTCGCGGCAGCTGCGGCGTCTGGTCGCCGCGGGCCTGCTCGCCGCGGTGTGTCTGACCGCGCCGGCCTGCCAGAGTGATCCGGCACCGAAAAAGGCCGGGCCCCCTACGGCTGGGGGTATCGACCTCAAACCTGACACCACGGGCGCCGGTCACGTGCCCGGTGCGCTGGTGTCGGCGTCGACGTTCCCCACGCTGGACCTGCGGCTGAAATCGGCCGTGTCGCTGGCCGCCCGCATCGGGTACACGTCGACGTCGGGGATCACCGGTGAGCACACCGAGGTGTCGGGCTCGGTCTTCGTGCCGAACGGGACACCGCCGCCGGGCGGCTGGCCGATCATCGTCTTCGGCCACGCGACGTCCGGCGTGCAACGCGACTGCGGACCGTCGGGGTCGTCGACGCTGCAGGGGCTGTCCGCGCCGATCACCACGCTGGTCAAGGCCGGCTACCTGGTGAGCCTGCCGGACTATCAGGGCCTCGGCCCGGGCACCGCCGGCCATCCGTACGCCGATGCCACCACGGTGGGCTACAACGTCATCGACTCCGTGCGCGCGGCGCACAAGCTGGTACCGCAGTCGTCGGACCGCTGGCTGGCCGTCGGGGTGTCCCAGGGCGGCCAAGCCGCCTGGGCCGCAAACGAACTCGCCGCCCGCTACGGCAGCGGGCTGAACCTCGTCGGCACCGTCAGCCTGTCGCCGGCCACCGATCTCACCGGCCTGGCCGCCGGGGCCGCGGCCGGCAGCCTGTCGAAAGAGCAGGGCGCCATCCTGCAGCTCATCCTGGCCGCCCTGGCGACGGAGAACCCGTCCCTGAACCTCGCGGACTATCGCCACGGCGAGATCGTCGAGCACTGGGACGTCCTCGCCTCGTGCCGCACCGAGGACGCGGCGGCGCGGACCGCGGCGATCGACAAGATCACGCCCGACGATCTGCGGCCCGCGACCCCGCAGGCGGAAGCGACGCTGCAGGGCCTGCTGGCCAAGCGCAGCCTGCCCAAGGAGCCGACGTCCGCGCCGATGCTCGTGCTGTACGGCGGCCAGGACACGCTGCTGCCGCCGGACTGGACGAACAAGGCGCTCGCCGCCGCGTGCCGCCTCGGCGACGTCATCGACATCATGTTCCAGCCGACCAAGGGGCACGCCGACATCGACGTGGCGATGTCCTACGACTGGATCAAGGACCGGTTCGGCGGCGTCCCCGCCCAGAACAGTTGTCCGTCATTCAATTCCATGCAGGGAGCAGGACAGTGA
- a CDS encoding acyltransferase family protein has translation MNAPTSAPVRTRARIIGLDGARGLSCLGVAVMHVTGHYSPQTAYHWKTNLVGLSLIFFYALSGFLLFLPYVRNLIEQRELPSTANFAVHRIARILPGYLVIFLLCNYLLQIVYIENASLQPTRTEDGTGMITDPWQLIANLTLMQSYIPKYFQTGLNPSWSLTLEYAFYLSIPLLGMLLFALGRRSNLRPWLVVSLGPALLIALGFIGRAFVPWMISALHLTDPTEINWGANWVAVYTKTFLTNSDTFAFGMAAAVLVVAMEHNAIREKLSRRVRLYSFLAMFPAGVVMLGLIALANPYATSALAVLCALGILVIVAPLFRGERSGLAELLDTAPFRFVGKVSLSAYLWHFPLMLLLGRWGLMAGDTVPGMLRNVALVLAVTLVVSAVTYYAVEEPVMKFAKRYRTRWS, from the coding sequence GTGAACGCGCCGACCTCGGCACCGGTCCGGACCCGGGCCCGCATCATCGGGCTGGACGGCGCCCGCGGGCTGTCGTGCCTGGGCGTCGCCGTCATGCACGTCACGGGGCACTACTCACCGCAGACGGCCTACCACTGGAAGACGAACCTCGTCGGGCTGTCGCTGATCTTCTTCTACGCGCTCAGCGGGTTCCTGCTGTTCCTGCCCTACGTACGCAACCTGATCGAGCAGCGCGAACTGCCCAGCACCGCGAACTTCGCCGTGCACCGCATCGCCCGGATTCTGCCCGGCTACCTGGTGATATTCCTGCTGTGCAACTACCTGCTGCAGATCGTCTACATCGAGAACGCGTCGCTGCAGCCGACCCGCACCGAAGACGGCACCGGCATGATCACCGACCCGTGGCAGTTGATCGCCAACCTGACGCTGATGCAGTCGTACATCCCGAAGTACTTCCAGACCGGCCTGAACCCGTCGTGGTCGCTGACGCTGGAATACGCCTTCTACCTTTCGATCCCGCTGCTGGGCATGCTGCTGTTCGCCCTCGGGCGGCGGTCGAACCTGCGGCCGTGGCTCGTCGTGTCGCTCGGGCCGGCGCTGCTGATCGCGCTGGGCTTCATCGGCCGGGCCTTCGTGCCGTGGATGATCTCGGCGTTGCACCTGACCGATCCGACGGAGATCAACTGGGGCGCCAACTGGGTCGCGGTCTACACCAAGACCTTCCTGACAAACTCGGACACCTTCGCGTTCGGCATGGCCGCCGCGGTGCTCGTCGTGGCCATGGAGCACAACGCGATTCGCGAGAAGCTCAGCCGCCGCGTCCGGCTGTACAGCTTCCTGGCGATGTTCCCGGCGGGTGTGGTCATGCTCGGCCTGATCGCCCTGGCCAACCCGTACGCCACGTCGGCCCTGGCCGTGCTGTGCGCGCTGGGCATCCTGGTGATCGTCGCGCCGCTGTTCCGCGGCGAGCGGTCCGGGCTGGCCGAGCTGCTCGACACCGCGCCCTTCCGGTTCGTCGGCAAGGTCTCGTTGTCGGCGTATCTTTGGCATTTCCCCCTCATGCTGCTGCTGGGCCGCTGGGGCCTGATGGCCGGCGACACCGTGCCCGGCATGCTGCGCAACGTGGCGCTCGTCCTGGCGGTGACACTGGTGGTCTCGGCCGTCACGTACTACGCAGTGGAAGAGCCCGTCATGAAATTCGCCAAGCGGTACCGCACCAGGTGGTCCTGA
- a CDS encoding sialate O-acetylesterase yields MTVLRRGPRNPDGDSPIHQQLLIEAKCIVKRLIAPRGTAVGEPERPYLILPILGQSNAFGMGLPVDPDGLDRPHPLVHQWAMCGPSKGTAVLATQPLLHEIPCKYVGFGPTFAKQLADDTGRPVLLIPGARGDTSFTPKNGHTWDPADRKTRVNLYRRAVAAIDAALARFPGSEIAAVLWHQGETDVPLISGAQYQAKLDSLIGDLRARYGESLPFVLGQMVPEEMELSGKPYAAIDAVHADTPNRWPLCTFVAGPRDSYNSPDDRHYSAAGQRELGRRMWQQYREMCAEQLADYGAR; encoded by the coding sequence ATGACTGTCCTGCGCAGGGGACCACGTAATCCCGACGGCGACAGCCCGATTCATCAGCAGTTGCTGATCGAGGCGAAATGCATCGTGAAGCGACTCATCGCGCCCCGCGGCACCGCGGTCGGCGAACCCGAGCGGCCGTATCTGATCCTGCCGATCCTTGGGCAGTCCAACGCGTTCGGCATGGGACTGCCGGTCGATCCCGACGGGTTGGACCGTCCCCACCCGCTGGTGCACCAGTGGGCCATGTGCGGGCCGTCCAAAGGCACGGCGGTGCTGGCGACGCAGCCCCTGCTGCACGAAATACCTTGCAAATACGTCGGTTTCGGCCCGACCTTCGCGAAGCAACTCGCCGACGACACCGGACGCCCGGTGCTGCTGATCCCCGGTGCCCGTGGTGACACCTCGTTCACCCCGAAGAACGGGCACACCTGGGATCCGGCCGACCGCAAGACCCGGGTGAACCTGTACCGCCGGGCCGTGGCGGCCATCGACGCGGCGCTCGCGCGGTTTCCCGGCAGTGAGATCGCCGCGGTGCTCTGGCACCAGGGGGAGACCGACGTGCCGCTGATCTCCGGCGCGCAGTACCAGGCCAAGCTCGACTCGCTGATCGGGGATCTGCGCGCGCGGTACGGCGAGAGCCTGCCGTTCGTCCTGGGGCAGATGGTGCCCGAGGAGATGGAGCTGAGCGGCAAGCCCTACGCCGCGATCGACGCCGTGCACGCCGACACCCCGAACCGGTGGCCGCTCTGCACCTTCGTGGCGGGCCCGCGCGATTCGTACAACAGTCCCGACGATCGCCACTACAGCGCTGCCGGGCAGCGCGAGTTGGGTCGCCGGATGTGGCAGCAGTACCGGGAGATGTGCGCCGAACAACTGGCGGACTATGGCGCGCGGTGA
- a CDS encoding sugar transferase — translation MVVLALASAQFVKLGTPDASLEFTSTYLHVFSYYSVLSLFVAVIWLAMLAAYRTRSPRIVGAGVEEYRRVFSATLATVGIIAVALMIFRPEYARGYLAVALPLGLVGLVVGRTICRRVLARLRRRNKCVANVLAVGDPRAVSNLVQSLHREWWYGYSVRGVCLTGRPAGGTFEVAGVGELPVLGNETQVSDAITQAAFDAVALTTTDHLGPEGMRELSWELDKVGIDMVVSPSVIDVAGPRLTMRPVAGLPLIHVERPQYSGTKKLQKRAFDVFVALFALTVTSPLMVLSAIAIKLTSRGPVFYRSERIGLDGKPFQMTKFRTMVQGADRMVDDLISLDLNESGSGVLFKIHEDPRVTLVGKYLRRYSIDELPQFFNVLRRDMSVVGPRPPLRREFDTYNEQVRRRLLVLPGITGLWQVSGRADLSWEDSVRLDLSYVENWSITNDLLIAAKTFRTIIGGSGAY, via the coding sequence GTGGTCGTGTTGGCCCTGGCGAGTGCCCAGTTCGTCAAGCTCGGTACACCGGACGCCTCCCTGGAATTCACCTCGACGTATCTGCACGTCTTCTCGTACTACTCGGTCTTGTCGCTGTTCGTCGCCGTGATCTGGCTGGCCATGCTGGCCGCGTACCGCACCCGCTCGCCGCGCATCGTCGGCGCCGGTGTCGAGGAGTACCGCCGGGTGTTCTCCGCGACGCTGGCCACCGTCGGCATCATCGCCGTCGCACTGATGATCTTCCGCCCTGAATACGCTCGCGGCTACTTGGCCGTCGCGCTGCCGCTCGGCCTCGTCGGCCTCGTGGTGGGCCGGACCATCTGCCGCCGGGTGCTCGCGCGGCTGCGCCGGCGCAACAAGTGCGTCGCCAACGTGCTGGCGGTCGGTGACCCGCGCGCCGTGAGCAACCTGGTGCAGTCCCTGCACCGCGAGTGGTGGTACGGCTACTCGGTCCGCGGCGTCTGCCTCACCGGGCGGCCCGCCGGCGGCACCTTCGAGGTGGCGGGGGTCGGCGAGTTGCCGGTGCTCGGCAACGAGACCCAGGTGTCCGACGCCATCACCCAGGCGGCCTTCGACGCCGTCGCCCTGACCACCACCGATCACCTCGGGCCCGAAGGCATGCGCGAACTGTCCTGGGAGCTCGACAAGGTGGGCATCGACATGGTCGTGTCCCCGAGCGTCATCGACGTCGCCGGCCCCCGGCTCACCATGCGCCCCGTCGCCGGTCTGCCGCTGATCCACGTCGAGCGTCCGCAGTACAGCGGGACCAAGAAACTGCAGAAGCGCGCGTTCGACGTCTTCGTCGCTCTGTTCGCGCTCACCGTGACCTCGCCGCTGATGGTGTTGTCGGCCATCGCGATCAAGCTCACCAGCCGTGGTCCGGTCTTCTACCGCTCCGAGCGAATCGGCTTGGACGGCAAGCCGTTCCAGATGACGAAGTTCCGCACCATGGTGCAGGGCGCCGACCGCATGGTCGACGACCTGATCAGCCTGGACCTCAACGAGAGCGGCAGCGGGGTGCTGTTCAAGATTCACGAGGACCCGCGCGTCACGCTGGTCGGAAAGTACCTGCGGCGCTACAGCATCGACGAACTGCCGCAGTTCTTCAACGTGCTGCGCCGCGATATGAGCGTCGTCGGGCCGCGCCCGCCGCTGCGCCGTGAATTCGACACGTACAACGAGCAGGTGCGCCGCCGGCTCCTGGTGCTCCCCGGCATCACGGGGCTGTGGCAGGTGAGCGGCCGGGCCGACCTGTCGTGGGAGGACTCGGTACGGCTCGACCTGTCGTACGTCGAGAACTGGTCCATCACCAACGATCTGCTGATCGCGGCCAAGACCTTCCGCACCATCATCGGCGGTTCTGGCGCCTACTGA
- a CDS encoding lipase family protein, translating to MRKALPWIVVAVLVVGALTAATYLRPLALIGTSKVLDMFIPLSGAPEPIGSADLSGSGPGALLSATTMPGVTSTFTGQGIRAARVVYHSTSGDSGAPTVVSGAVLTPLGQAPKGGWPVVALGHGTLGIDNNCGPSLSPTLMNLLPIAKVVINLGYAVALADYQGLGVKGVHPYSDARTAGLNMIDAVRAARHVFGDISTTWAAFGDSQGGAAAWAADEQAEPYAPELNLVGAVAVAPAADISGLVAKSQTGTLTSEQRPVLQALIESLARLHPDLNRDEYRHGGASRYWNVLTDCSAGAAYKRAVAAGQLGPRDFLPVSPDAAQRLQNLLQAWAIPQRRLTAPLYVWYGGQDPFIDSAWTKAAIGRACSLGGTVTTEFDPQGGHNPPAAQEMLDWMADRFAGKKVTNDC from the coding sequence ATGCGTAAAGCCCTGCCGTGGATAGTGGTGGCCGTCCTGGTCGTCGGTGCTCTGACCGCCGCGACCTACCTGCGACCGCTGGCGCTGATCGGGACCTCGAAGGTCCTCGACATGTTCATTCCGCTCTCGGGCGCGCCGGAGCCGATCGGTTCGGCCGATCTCTCCGGCTCCGGCCCGGGCGCCCTGCTGTCGGCGACGACCATGCCGGGGGTCACCAGCACCTTCACGGGACAGGGGATTCGCGCCGCCCGCGTGGTGTATCACTCCACCTCGGGTGACAGCGGCGCGCCGACCGTCGTCTCGGGCGCGGTGCTCACGCCGCTGGGCCAGGCGCCCAAGGGTGGCTGGCCGGTGGTGGCCCTCGGGCACGGCACCCTGGGCATCGACAACAACTGCGGACCGTCGCTGTCGCCGACCCTGATGAACCTGCTGCCCATCGCGAAAGTGGTGATCAATCTCGGGTACGCCGTCGCACTGGCCGACTACCAGGGGCTGGGCGTCAAGGGTGTGCACCCGTACTCCGACGCCCGCACCGCGGGCCTCAACATGATCGACGCCGTCCGCGCGGCACGGCACGTGTTCGGTGACATCTCCACGACGTGGGCGGCGTTCGGCGACTCGCAGGGCGGCGCGGCGGCCTGGGCCGCCGACGAGCAGGCCGAGCCCTACGCCCCGGAACTCAATCTGGTGGGTGCGGTCGCCGTGGCGCCCGCCGCCGATATCAGCGGTCTGGTGGCGAAATCGCAGACCGGCACGTTGACCAGCGAGCAGCGGCCGGTGCTGCAGGCGCTGATCGAATCGCTGGCCCGGTTGCACCCCGACCTGAACCGTGATGAATACCGGCACGGCGGTGCGTCGCGCTACTGGAACGTGCTGACGGACTGCAGTGCCGGCGCGGCCTACAAGCGTGCCGTCGCCGCCGGACAACTCGGGCCGCGCGACTTCCTGCCGGTGTCGCCCGATGCGGCCCAGCGGTTGCAGAATCTCTTGCAGGCGTGGGCAATTCCGCAGCGACGGCTGACCGCGCCACTGTACGTCTGGTACGGCGGTCAGGATCCGTTCATCGATTCCGCCTGGACGAAGGCGGCCATCGGGCGGGCCTGTTCGCTCGGTGGCACGGTGACGACAGAGTTCGACCCGCAGGGCGGCCACAACCCGCCCGCGGCGCAGGAGATGCTCGACTGGATGGCGGATCGGTTCGCCGGGAAGAAGGTAACCAATGACTGCTGA
- a CDS encoding GtrA family protein, translating into MSFTEATIARLPRVIRPFAERHHELIKFAIVGATTFVIDSGIFYTLKLTVLEPKPVTAKIIAGIVAVIASYVLNREWSFQNRGGRLRHHEALLFFAVSGVGVLLSMAPLWVSSYVLQLRQPNVSLTVENIADFVSAYIIGNLLQMAFRFWAFRRWVFPDEMAKHAPDMTLEATITAGGFAEAYDELGDDPQLGDSSEPKVSKTS; encoded by the coding sequence ATGTCGTTCACCGAGGCCACGATCGCGCGGCTCCCCCGAGTGATTCGGCCGTTTGCCGAGCGGCATCACGAGCTCATCAAGTTCGCCATCGTCGGCGCCACGACGTTCGTCATCGACTCGGGCATCTTCTACACCCTCAAGCTCACGGTGCTCGAGCCCAAGCCGGTGACGGCCAAGATCATCGCCGGCATCGTCGCGGTCATCGCGTCGTACGTGCTGAACCGCGAATGGAGCTTCCAGAACCGCGGTGGCCGCCTGCGCCACCACGAGGCGCTGCTGTTCTTCGCGGTCAGTGGCGTCGGCGTGCTGCTGAGCATGGCCCCGCTGTGGGTGTCCAGCTACGTGCTGCAGCTGCGCCAGCCCAACGTGTCGCTGACCGTCGAGAACATCGCCGACTTCGTGTCGGCGTACATCATCGGCAACCTGCTGCAGATGGCGTTCCGGTTCTGGGCCTTCCGGCGCTGGGTGTTCCCCGATGAGATGGCCAAGCACGCACCCGACATGACGCTCGAGGCGACGATCACCGCCGGTGGTTTCGCCGAGGCCTACGACGAACTCGGCGACGACCCTCAGCTGGGCGACTCCTCGGAACCCAAGGTGTCGAAGACTTCGTGA